A window of Bactrocera dorsalis isolate Fly_Bdor chromosome 4, ASM2337382v1, whole genome shotgun sequence genomic DNA:
taaaataaaattgaaaaaaaaaaataaattcaatataaaatacgAATCGCTCTCAATTGTGGATTTCATTGCATCGATTTAAGGTTCGCTCTTTGAAAGCGTGCTCCCAAGCGCTCTCTTTCTTGCTGCCATGACCTTTTTGGTCAGCTGATAGTGCGCATACGCTATGTGTAAACACCCCCTTAgtttgtgataatttttttctgtatttgcagtttgtttttgtatttttttttttttgttggtctCATTTAACCCTTTTCATAAcattgttattatattaatcGTATATCtcttcattaatatttaaaatttttgtttgggatttaaaatacatatgtatatgatatgtGGAAATACTCCCTCTTTTACacaccatttttaatttgggtTCACAGTTTTACATATACTTGTTTcgtgttgttgtggttgtattAGATGTTATTATCACTTTTTGATAATGTTTATGAATGCGGATGCAGAAACCAATTACTTACAGAACAATTGGTTAATGGAAACAAACTAGGCAcctaagaatttaaaaataatacacgGTTAGCAGGAATTagatttccaaataaaaaaccaaatacTAAAGTTTAATTAGTATTTGCGTTCaggaaaaatcattaaattttagtaaaaaattatctGTAAATACCAAAGAAAAGTTAAAACCGAAAACTTCTTTTACAGCAATGGAAACTAGAAACCAAGACTGTGGACACATTCACGACGATGAAATTTTTGCGtctaaataaaacacaaaagacAGAGGCGTTGAAATATGTTAACGAAAagtaaaaactttacaaaaataaataaataaaatgaaacaaaaacataaagcaaaaaagcaattgggggaaaaaaactgaaagatACGCAAAATGaacgtatgcatatgtgtatgtatagaacattctttatatttaaaaattcatagattaaaacatacaaaaattctGTGTtagtgataaataaaaaagtactgAAGTTGCATTTTTCCTTTACTCTTAGAAGTAATAAGTAGTAACTGATAAGCCTTGAAGTGTGTATAAATTGGTTACACAAAACtggaaataaaatgtaaagaCATTGATTTTTCCACATATTCAAACAATTCGCTTTCGTTTACTGTTTTGGCCACTCAGGCAGCAGCCAGGAGAATAAGCCGTAATAAAATCCGAAACACAAAAGCAAGACTGAACTAAATACGGTACAAAGTGGTCGAAGTAGGAGACAAACGTGCGTGcgagtacatatataagtgtttGCGCATGGCACCATCACGTCTTGCTTCCTGCTGCATAATAACCGCTACACAATGtacatttttcctttaaaagtGATCCTACCAACCCACCAGTCAGACACAATCACCCAACTATCTTATGCCGCCCCACATGCGACCCATGGAGCACAGCCAAATTCATTGATTATTCAAATACAATATGTCATATCTTCATATAGTATATACgttcatatacataagtaagttaATGTTATCTTTTGGTGTACACTTACTTGCCAACGAAATTCTCCAACACCGAACTCTTTCCGGCCGATTGACCGCCTACGACAGCGATCTGTGGCAAATCAAGCTGCATATGCACGCCCAATTGCGTGAATGCATCTTGTAGCTTATTAACGATTGGAATTAGTTGCTCCATTTTGCTGGTAGTTGTACTGCTTGGGCCTCTGCCCTTACTCGAAAAGTGGCTGCCTTACGGCCACTGATTACTGCGCGACTACGTTTGTGGGTTATTCGTTTGTTgtaactgttaatttttttctatcttAATTCGTTTGTGTTATAcctataaaaaattactttactaTTAACATTATTACGATTTCGTTAATTTCAAGACATCACTTTGTGGTGTCCAGAAATTTTCGCATACACTGCACTAGCGATTACGATTTTATGTACTGCGCCCACTTTTTCTTAACCACTTTTTTTGTCTGATATCTACACTATTTGTCACCACGTACTTTATAAAACTTGAGTGCTATTTCAAgaatttttcgataatttttctattaatttgattttatttcattagtttgaaaaattttcagcaCTTTATGGAATTATTGGAGAAAAAATTGTACGTTCTTTCCTCACATCCACTTCTTTGGTATCTATCACGATTTTGATTCGCCCTCGACTGATTTCGATTTTTCGTTCCTTGCTTTCAATTGCTTTTACGTTACCATTCTTTTTCATCCGTTAATTCTACTTTTACAGCTGCTTCTTCTTGTTTTGACAATTTTAACGAAAGGTTGGCAAGGAGTAATTCAAGAGAAAGCAACACAAagcagataaataaataaatgacacgaagatacaaaacaaataattccAATTGtcaaaaatcgtaaaaaaaaaattaacgcaataaaaaagaaacacaatcCAACAAACAAGTGTCATAAATACACCAAACCAGATGTATTTTATTAGGAAAAGCGCTAGAAAATTGCAAAACTCGCAAGTTACGTACACGAGTAGAATTAAAGCGAATCCAGCTGTTAATTAGTATTTCACTGCTATCTGACGCTGATTCATAATGGCAGTTCGGCTATCGAACAATGCTTTTTCTACCTCAGCACACCGCAGTGTCTTTTCTAAAACTGCATTTTACtttctttctttcaaaaaagttcatttatttttacacacatacatacatacatatgattatCAACCAATTTCACGGCCAATTCACACCATCACTATGTGCAAAAACTCTATGATCGTATTTATTAGTTACAATTTTTGTGACTCGTCATTTACCGTTTTCTATgtattttgctttgtttatCTAATTGGAATGTATAAATTCAAAATGCTAGTACACGTCACGTCACTTTAACTTGTTTTATGCAAAATGCTTCTGCAtttaaaacgtatttttttCTCTACAATTACTGTGAAATTACTAAATCGTTTATACAGAAAATTTTTAGAAACACCAACGGTGGTGCAGAAAATTAGCAACTAAGCTAACCTGAAAAAAGAATGCTACCACTGAGGGGCTTATAAATTTTATGGCTTTACCaatcagtttcaaaaaaaattaattagacaGTTTTATTgtaatcagtttttttttgtaaaaatttgtgttCATCATAActttataaacaatataaaatttatgtattatatttacttttacaaaatctcttttttacatattcattaattacatttgtCTGAATTTTGCAACacacttttaaatatattataatttcttaatatattAAAAGTTCTATGGCCCATTATAGAGCAATTCTTGTAATGTTCAATAATTTATAAACGTATACCCACGGGTAATAGATCATCGCATATTTATAACTGAATgtatctaataaatatttttatgaaaattaaaaaaaaaaaataccctaATATATAACTACgatatttatttctaaagcGATTGCAgcaaaacatatgtaaataccatataattataattattttaaattaattttatttatttcactaatTTTGACAACTAAATGAGAATGAAATGCAACTCTTATGTGTAGTAATAGCGCAAGTTACTGTGCAGTGGCGAAGAGGCGGAAGTATCCTCTAAATGTCAACTAGCTGACAGAGTTCTTTTCGTTCTAAAGTTTTTAAACGAAagttgtattttcttgtgctgtaCACGTTTCGTGTCGAAAAAAAGGACTTAAAAGTaagtttatagcaaaaaaattagAGCTAACGCGAACACAACTAACAGtgcataatatttatatgttattGTTTTACATATGTGCAAGATGTTCATGATTTTATAAGATAAAAATGTTGCATTTCCTTCAAAGTTGAACAGCAATTGTTGATATGTAGCTTATATGTTATTGTGTGCGCGAAAACTTTTGCGTTATACGCAATTAGTTTCTCTTTGATGTGTTCTACTAAATTATTTGTTGATATTCGCTTATAGAATGCGTTACGTGGCTGCATACTTGTTGGCTGTTCTTGGCGGTTCCGAAAACCCCAAAAATGCCGATATCGAGAAGATCCTCAGCTCGGTCGGTATTGAAGTTGACTCCGAACGCCTCACCAAGGTCGTCAAGGAATTAAACGGCAAGTCCGTTGAAGAATTGATTGCCCAGGGTCGCGAGAAACTCTCGTCCATGCCTGCTGGTGgtgccgctgctgctgcagctgctCCAGCTGGTGGTGCTGCTGATGCTGGTGGCGACAAGAAGGAAGCCAAGAAAGAGGAGAAGAAGGAAGAATCTGAGTCCGAGGACGACGATATGGGCTTCGGTCTCTTCGAATAAGCTATTCATTTTTAACGGGGTCCACTGGCAATCgctagtacaacaaaaaaacgtGCAAAAACTTCAGGGTGAGTCAGtgttaaatttttactattatttcgGCATCACTGTGATGAATTAAACTTCACCATCTTTCGACTGAGAACAAACGTTGATGTCACATAAGTTTTCACTgattaaataaacaacaaaatattttatatatgcattaATGCGTACATAATTGCTAATTGGGATTTTTTCTCTTACAGGTTACTGCTCAAGCTTCGGTCAACAACGTCAGCATGGGAGGGTTTAAAATGAATGTAGATTTCCTTGCAGAAAGTACAATTGTGTTTTTTGTAAGGATAATTACAAACTGACAACCTATACAACATAGTTGAATTTTATTTCcatgaaataaaagaaagtaaaGTTTTACACGTTTAAATTAcagcttttatttaaaatgatagGTGATAGGGTCATTAAGAGAAATGTTGGTTGGAGAAGTTGGTTTTATATTGTATAGGGAGATGTGAACGTGagggattttgaaaaattaaatttcaagcacattatatagatatatgtcaACAAACAAATCGTTGGAAAAGGAAATCTGGATCAATACCGCTTGTTTCAAACATATGGCTATTCACTGGAGCAACAAAACAAATAGCTATTTTTTTCGGTGAGTAAAAAAGAGCATTAcgtatattcatgcatatgcttaaaaaatgtgaatttgataaacaattacattttttaactttatgatGAATAAAACTTTCACCATCTTTCGACTGAGAATAAACGTTGATGTTGCATAAGTTTTTaactgattaaaataaaataataaaaaatcttcaGTATTTACCTAtaatatatactaatatatttttttttgtttatttcaggAAAGCGTGTCGGTCAGCTACTCAACGAGGTCAATACGATCAACATACCGTTTTACTATTTCTTTTCAGCTTTgaggtttaatttttaaaatataaataaatgaattgaaagaattttaaactaaaataacaaatttattttattaaacgaCATGAATTAGTTATTGCATTTACTAACTTGTTTCAGTTTGCACAATTTCTATTTCTCATTTGGATTACGTTTATCGTCTTGATCTTCAAATAAATAATCTTCGGACTCCAATAGCCTTCGTTGCGCAGGTGTGAGCACAGTGGCAGCAGCTGCTTCCAAAGCAGCTTGTTCAGCACTCTCATCTACCCACTCAGATGCACGATCGTGTCTTTTACGCTCTGGCGTACTTTTACGTTCACGTCTTTTGGCCAGAAACTTTTCAAAGCTTGTTGAATTTTCTGCCGCTCGAGTaagttgttgttgaatttgcTCTAGCGATTCCGCAGCATTACCTGCTTCGTTAGAACTAACAAGGGTAGTATCTTTTCGTGTATGCTGTTCCCAAGCATGTTGCGATTTACGCatttttgtcaatattttggACATGATATGTTGATGATCTAGGCCAAGTACATCATGTCGCATTTCAGGAAATTCTTCTTCGTTTTCACACTTGTTCTCATTTGCTACGGGTATGTCATTTTTGCCATAAAATTCACGTTGCATTAGATTAGCCACCAAATTGTGTTGGACATGTTCACCTACAGCTTCTGTACTTCCTTCAGCTGTTTCTTCTTGAGGGCCAAAATCAATTGTACGTAACAACCCTTCTACTTGTGCGATATTGGACAATTTTTTCTCACGAGCAAATTTAATGCGTGGAACTTCACTCATTAACATTAATTGTGACAATTCATGGCGTAAACGCCCACTACAACGTTGCAATTCCAATTCGAGTTGTGCATCTGCTAACGGCTCACCACCAGCTAACCAATACACGTTAATGTATGCAAAATCTGGTGAGATCTTTACGCGTGTCACTTGTAAACCACGTCCTAATATAGACTCTGAGGCTTCTCCAGTTGCCAAGAGATCGGTTATATGTTTCATAAACAATTTATTCAATACCACCATGCGACGTGTTGTATTTTTGCCACCGCCACTACCAGTGGATTTGGTTATATGCGCACTGTTAAACATCTCAGCGTTACGTTGTCTAGTTGAATTCGAAGTATTTACGTCATTACTGGGATACCAACGTTTTTTGCTTCCTGATATACGATGACCAACAAGTTTACTTATAATCTTACTCTGAAACTTGATGTTATCAGCCTTTGCATAGGAAACACCTCCACAAGCGGTTGAAATATGGGCACATCCCTTCGAACTCCATTCTATATGAATTAAGTGCTGATTGCAGCGGTGCACATTTCGTAACATTGCAGCCTAGTTACCAGCAATatcttttattatatatttaagaaaatctgttgtaaattaattttctagCGTATTGCTACAAGGCAGTGTAACAAACACACcagctgtttatttgtttacaattttaaggGTGGAAAAATAGTTAACAGGGTGCCGTGTtgcaattaatatatattttgttttgttaaattttgtattcacATTTCCGTataactttttttgattttttaatttaaaaacttattatatatcttaaaaataatatttttatatttcttataaaaaaaaaattattttcatacttACGttcataaatattgaatttattgcgAAATTTCATCAAACGTGTTCATTattgcatttcattttattatacacattattttgtttacacttctaaatattaaaatatctcacatttgtaagtattttacaatatttttcaatagcgtatttatttataaataaattgcagcatttatatacacatttatattttattaaatttcatgcTATAGTAAGATTGCTACTACAGCTTTTCAGAATgcacttatttaaaaaagattataTCCTTACAGCTATTTAACACACTCTACCATGCctacatgtttatatgtatagatgtatattatatatttttatcaataacGATTTCTTTACAATTcttacttttaataataaatgaaacaaaataattgCTAATTATGATTTAGCTAAATctcaaattagaaaaaaactcCACTTACTCCTCTTAATAGcgtcaaatttcgaaaaatatcatATTTCTTTAACATTTCCAACTTGTTTACTTTTGTTAATACTGGTGTTTGAGTATAACAACTAAAAAtgtctttatttactttttcaatatttatttttatcttacAGGAATTGTTTGTAGATTTTCCAACAAGGTCGGTGATCAAacgtcattttattttattaaactttataaACCCATCTTTTaggtaattttatttaatataaattattattttttggttataagaaaaacaaatattaaagagGTATTATGTAACTTTCAAGGTATgtccatatttaattttttttgcatacttttaggctattTCACAATAGaattgaaatgtaaaatttttccaacatAAATCTGATTGACTTAACAGATATGTTTATAAAACATAAACTAAATACTATGTATTAAAGCATTTCTGATGACTAAgaagtttttaattcatttattgcaatttactgcaggtatataaaaaatcagttCGGTTTTAACAGTTATATGGCAATatgtgttataaatatttattttcccgaaaaaaataaacttcttTAACTATTgtattaagaataaaaattttgctttgatttttcaaaattttttaggttttttcaACTAAATCTAAAATTTCACACTTAATACGTAATCTTATTTCTAATACTGAACCACGGTTTCTTTCGTTCACGTAgtttattggaaaataatactatttatTATTTGGAGTATTTAAAACTTACTGATAATGATTGttagtttatataaaaatatacaaaaagcaCATGAAAGTTGCATGTGTTTAAAATCGTAttaagcaaagcaaaatattgaaaatttcagaACATCGTAGCTTACGAAAaagattttttagttttaatattcTTCGAAATTACTATCAAATGCTCTCCATAATCATTGCAACCCGATTTATCAACtggtttttggttttcattcaaaacaataacaatttaagatttttttgaggttttatGAATTGATGCTTCGATCAATTTTCGCATAAACCGATTtgattcctttattttttttttttttcattgtaattttttttaatgttttatataataaactGAATTGGTTTGTTCACTTTTTTacattgcaaattattttttgtttttctatttttaactgTGCTCTGCATTGTGTACTTTGTGTAGAGATTTTTGCGCAGATCTTTTTACttatctaatatatatataatatatgttatatacatctgtttttgtaaatataagtgTCATACTTAATATAGGAAACCCATGGAACCGAAGCATATGATAGCTATCTGTTATGAAGCGTACATGTGCTAGTGGAAGCAAATggatttgataaatattttttaattaaaaaggtctaattttgaaaataaataaacaaattcaaaaaacataataaagtatagtaaatataatttttattttttcattgtgtttattttttgctaaaaatgtttagtaaaaaataacagaaatttcaaaaaaatttaaacattttatttttattttttcatacattCTTTTGGTTGTcctaaataacaaaaatagtgttttttagcaaaaattccTCGAACAAATTTGGATgtcataaatgaaattttacgtaaattttttataacaaattaataTACGAATTTTTTTAGCACTAACACATCGAACGCTTCGTCAACAGTAATTTAGTTGAAGCTTAAAACTATTAACTTAATTCTATAGTCAGCTAGCTTTAAGTCgtactaaattaaaaatgcaatcaTTTTATCGTTTGtgcattaaaattataaacttactgctaaatataaatatttacagcacaaaaacatttttttaaatgtatattaaaaaaaaaaatacacaaaaaagtttaataaataacgcaaaaaaaaaattgttgttttttgtaaaaccaaattaatagaaaaataactaagcgattaaaaaattaattgcattgGATCATACAGTTTTATTagtataaaatgcatatttggcattttttttaaatagaaaatgttttgaatgtatgtatgtatactttgtTGATCAGCCTATGACTCAAAAGCTTCACGTAAAATCTGATACAGCtgctttggaatttttttaatgtaaattcaTTGAATAATAATGCaaggtattaaaaataaaactttctgAAACATTTTGCGCGCAGCACAACAAATACGAACATGTAAACAGTGTATGacatttatgaaattaaaaaaaaaatataaattgcatatatatacatatgtagtatgtagCTACCGCTAATCATGAATgtaggaaattaaaacaaactttGTACAACTTAACGTGCAAGAATGACTTAAGTAGAATTGAACattaagaataattaaattttaatttatataatataattacttAAGTAAATTGGCGTTTGCGGTATATTttcttacacatacatacttagctTAAGAgagtattttttgtgttttttcaccGTACGGCGCTTAAGTGTATGTTAGTTGTAGTTGTAATCTCACTCGTAACCGTTGAGAGCTTTTGAACGCTTGCTGCTAAACTTTACAAGTTTAACATGTGTCGCGCGCTACTTATCTTCGTTGCTGCGTTTGAATTAAATGTGCGCCTTGCCGCCAACACTGGCGCCACTCACCAACTGATGAGCTGGAAAGCCACTCGGACTTTCGGCACGCTTCATTTGCGATAACGCTTGCGCCATAGTTGCTGCCGCCGTGGCCGTCATTATGCCGCCGCTACCGGTGGTCACGCTACTCACCGCTGATGAGGCGCCACGTCCGCGCTTACGACGTGGCAATATACCCTTGCGCGCCATGTAGAAGCGTATTGTCGAAACTGGTATGTTGAACATGTTGCTGACCGTTTGGAAGGTTTGTCCTTTTGAAACGCACTTTGCTGCTTGAGCCAGTGATGCCTCGGAGCGGCGCACACGTTTTAGAGAACCGGACATTTCGCCGGTATTAGCAGCACCGCTGTTCGCCTGCGCCGCCAGCATGTTGAGTAATGATGCATTGGCTGAGCTTTCGTGTTCAGTGTCCGCGCTGGCGCAGTAGCTGCTATCCTCATCGTGTGCGGCCACATAGTTGTGATCATCTTCTATGGTGGAGTCCAAATGCGCACCAGCGGCAGCGGTCGCTTGTGTCGCTTTCATATTATTGGCTGCTACTTTTTGCTGcattctatatttattttgttcttcaTAAGCCTGATTGGAATTGGAATCATCGCCGGAATCGTCATCTTCGCTGTTGGCATTCGAATTTGTCGTTGCGCTGGCGGCAGCCATGGCCGCTGCAGCATTGGCCACATGGGCTAATGTTGCTTGCGGcacacgttgttgttgttgctgttgttgttgttgtgcttgtagCTGTAGGTGTTGCTGATGCACGAGCTGTTGCTGGTGTTCAAGGTGATTTTGTTGCATGGCGTTGTGCGCGAGGCTGccgttgctttgttgttgtaacaattgttgttgctgcagctgtTCCATTTGTTGTTCATGTTCCATATCCTGTTGCATAGGCTCCTTTTTAATCATAAATGTTGGTTGTTGCTGATACTTTTGCTGCTGCAGCTCTTGCGCCATCATAGCCGCTGACATTCCGCCACCAGCATGCAACTGCTGTAGTGcgcttgctgctgttgctgtcgtTGTTGTCGTCGAATTAGTAGCGGTATCTGTGTCGGTCTCAATGCCATccgcctgttgttgttgtgtcgcGGCAGCAGCTGCTGCAGCCGCTTTATTCGTAAGCGCTTTCAACTGATTCAAATTCAATGCGGCATCGGACCCATAAAGACCGCGAATGCGCAACTGTTCGGCACAGCGCAGTAGTTGCGGTAAACCGGCTTGTGTGACATTCACCTCACCTTTGTACATAAAGTCGACCAGCGCCTGGATCTCCCACAGCTTTATTTCACTGGGTAATATGATGACTGGATGTTTACAAGGATTCTCAGCCAAGATGCTATCAAAATAGGATGAACATGCTGCCAAGACGAGCCGATGACAATGCACTTGATGCCCCTCACATGCCAAGGTCACATCAACAAATCGCTGACCGGCCAACAGTTGAGGAAATGCGGCGCCGATACTACCCAAATGGCTGTTCCAGCGCACACAAAACTCCTGACGCTGAGACGCGTTCATTGTGGCGGTGCCGTTGGTAGGCAAACCGGGCGTTCAGAGTCAGGTACAGGCTTTCGTTAGCTCGAGGTGAAATAATTCTGTTGCCGTAAGAAATTGATGGTTCTAAGTAAAACTTcgttatatattaatatatcacTTTTTCAATTAGAAGTGCCGTGTTTTTGGCTGTAGGGAAGTCTAACGGAGTCTTACGGAAGCGCTAATATTTCTAAGCGTTGATGAAGAGTTACactttcaaagtttttttagaGGATGGTGCAATACTAAAAAGAGAAATCACAAAGTTTATTtataacatacataagtactaaTACATTTTCCCATAATTTAATACAAGCTATTTGCacaacttttattaaaatttcattaaaaatcgcATAACAAGTAATACACAACCGACGGTTATCCTCTATGAGTTTAATATACTTTTGGTGATTTTATCCAAGCTctggaaaaattacaaaaaatttacttaaaccACTGTAGATGCGAAATATTCTTGATCGGATCCTTTAAGCTCACAGTTCTTCTAAGCAACTGTTTCACGCATTTTTATGATTAATCTGGATTTTATAAGcgtaacattttatttatgattCTCAACCATTAATTAACATCATTAACttttagttaataaataaaaaattatttcgtataccgaaaatattggaaaattaagTTGCTTTTTCAAGGATATTATATTTAACCAatcaaaactatttaaattttttttatttattatattgccaattttgatacaatttgttttttttttttcacttaagtaTGAGCATTTTTCTACAGCCGCCAAATATTGCTGTAACTTCACTTACTACACATGCATACGCATACACTTATGCACACTAAAATGCGAGCACATCAAGGACAAAGAAGCATCCAAAATTAATTACTGAA
This region includes:
- the LOC105232071 gene encoding 60S acidic ribosomal protein P2, whose product is MRYVAAYLLAVLGGSENPKNADIEKILSSVGIEVDSERLTKVVKELNGKSVEELIAQGREKLSSMPAGGAAAAAAAPAGGAADAGGDKKEAKKEEKKEESESEDDDMGFGLFE
- the LOC105232073 gene encoding protein jim lovell → MNASQRQEFCVRWNSHLGSIGAAFPQLLAGQRFVDVTLACEGHQVHCHRLVLAACSSYFDSILAENPCKHPVIILPSEIKLWEIQALVDFMYKGEVNVTQAGLPQLLRCAEQLRIRGLYGSDAALNLNQLKALTNKAAAAAAAATQQQQADGIETDTDTATNSTTTTTATAASALQQLHAGGGMSAAMMAQELQQQKYQQQPTFMIKKEPMQQDMEHEQQMEQLQQQQLLQQQSNGSLAHNAMQQNHLEHQQQLVHQQHLQLQAQQQQQQQQQRVPQATLAHVANAAAAMAAASATTNSNANSEDDDSGDDSNSNQAYEEQNKYRMQQKVAANNMKATQATAAAGAHLDSTIEDDHNYVAAHDEDSSYCASADTEHESSANASLLNMLAAQANSGAANTGEMSGSLKRVRRSEASLAQAAKCVSKGQTFQTVSNMFNIPVSTIRFYMARKGILPRRKRGRGASSAVSSVTTGSGGIMTATAAATMAQALSQMKRAESPSGFPAHQLVSGASVGGKAHI
- the LOC105232072 gene encoding uncharacterized protein LOC105232072, translating into MLRNVHRCNQHLIHIEWSSKGCAHISTACGGVSYAKADNIKFQSKIISKLVGHRISGSKKRWYPSNDVNTSNSTRQRNAEMFNSAHITKSTGSGGGKNTTRRMVVLNKLFMKHITDLLATGEASESILGRGLQVTRVKISPDFAYINVYWLAGGEPLADAQLELELQRCSGRLRHELSQLMLMSEVPRIKFAREKKLSNIAQVEGLLRTIDFGPQEETAEGSTEAVGEHVQHNLVANLMQREFYGKNDIPVANENKCENEEEFPEMRHDVLGLDHQHIMSKILTKMRKSQHAWEQHTRKDTTLVSSNEAGNAAESLEQIQQQLTRAAENSTSFEKFLAKRRERKSTPERKRHDRASEWVDESAEQAALEAAAATVLTPAQRRLLESEDYLFEDQDDKRNPNEK